The Daucus carota subsp. sativus chromosome 2, DH1 v3.0, whole genome shotgun sequence genome includes a window with the following:
- the LOC108203774 gene encoding uncharacterized protein LOC108203774: MEELEEALNNSPADKTPGPDGFSMGSMKMLWPLIKDELLDCMIKFQTSGTLPGGMNSSFICLIPKCVSPKHVQEYRPISLINSSMKLLSKMLASRLSKVIGNIVSEEQTGFIKGRLITDGILMIGEIINSIKSKQSEGLIFKIDFEKAFDSVDWSFLFHLLEKLNFSYDWIRWIKVILKSSKTSILVNGSPTREFSQERGLRQGDPLSPLLFDLVAQVLSCMIKKAEQLGIIDGVKISNSSEVITHLQYADDTVIFIRNSMKSVMGIKSILQGFQLLTGLKINFDKSQLYGIGQDKDLVGNWARILGCAVGGDSFIYLGMEVLKSSSSVRYWDPLIGKVKKKLANWKGKSISMAGRAVLLKAAIDSLPTYWMSLHKIPRTVIKDIDRIRRKFLWSYTKSNGEVSNKMHSLAWENVCRPKEEGGLGLKLLEEKNASMLFKWWHRCFTERSKLWNKMLKNKYGTHVWVDPGLVDKNKNMSATFRNICRIGEGSSNNRLNARMLVWRVYNGEKALFWEDSWTGSSPLKVTYSRLYALSSHKWTNIKRMVDLWKGGELNGECAWQRRLRAWEEEVWAEIENILKNVKLSSQEDQLIWSNTGKAYKVGDGYKALITSRGADIIWNNIWKIKAPHKVRLLLWKIEHGILPVKVFLKNRLHASNFNVLCGWCGKYEESLQHLMKECELANWVWVEIAVWWDIPLSRFNSATFSLRNIFSIIDDLILNKAWKSVVAASLWYIWISRNNKVFNLSTIDKNSLINNVKMRVYSWLLSSGLIENDHWREWKHIPRSVIQQSWLRKREKLWEVCKKKYEIIFLVDGAFLQGPKAGKGGCIKDRDGNILFIFFGPSNALNSFEAEWDAAIFMIKSVLEHKQKWNKICLCTDSIKVIKKLKRIKRSQLWCELGLPDILGVALDNFEFIHLGRELNLEADGLAKAGMQKAQMIKGWL, from the coding sequence ATGGAAGAGTTGGAGGAAGCTTTGAATAACAGTCCAGCTGATAAGACTCCAGGGCCAGACGGCTTTAGCATGGGATCAATGAAGATGCTTTGGCCGTTAATTAAAGATGAGCTGTTGGATTGCATGATCAAATTTCAGACTAGTGGTACTCTCCCTGGAGGTATGAACTCGTCTTTCATTTGCCTTATTCCTAAATGTGTATCCCCAAAACACGTGCAGGAGTACAGGCCTATCAGCCTTATTAACTCAAGTATGAAATTGCTCTCCAAAATGTTAGCTTCTAGGCTATCCAAGGTCATTGGTAATATAGTTTCAGAGGAGCAAACAGGATTTATTAAGGGTAGACTAATAACAGACGGGATTCTAATGATTGGGGAAATCATAAATAGCATCAAGTCTAAACAAAGTGAGGGATTAATCTTTAAGATTGATTTTGAAAAGGCGTTCGACTCAGTGGATTGGAGTttcctttttcatttattaGAAAAGTTGAATTTCAGTTATGATTGGATTCGCTGGATCAAGGTAATATTGAAGTCTTCTAAAACTTCAATATTAGTCAATGGCTCTCCTACAAGGGAATTCTCCCAGGAAAGAGGGCTTAGACAGGGCGACCCTTTATCGCCGTTGTTATTTGATCTAGTTGCTCAGGTGCTGAGTTGTATGATCAAAAAGGCAGAGCAACTTGGCATTATAGATGGTGTCAAAATATCGAATTCCTCGGAAGTGATAACACATCTCCAATATGCAGATGATACAGTTATATTCATAAGGAACTCTATGAAATCTGTGATGGGAATTAAGAGTATCTTGCAAGGTTTTCAACTGTTGACGgggttaaaaataaatttcgacaAAAGCCAGTTGTATGGCATTGGTCAAGATAAAGATCTAGTAGGCAACTGGGCAAGGATTTTGGGGTGTGCAGTTGGAGGTGATAGTTTTATCTATTTAGGTATGGAGGTACTTAAATCCTCCAGTTCAGTTCGCTACTGGGATCCTCTGATAGGCAAGGTCAAGAAGAAACTAGCAAATTGGAAGGGGAAATCAATATCGATGGCTGGGAGAGCAGTTCTCCTCAAGGCAGCAATTGACAGTCTGCCTACATATTGGATGAGTCTCCACAAAATTCCGCGAACGGTAATCAAGGATATTGACAGGATAAGAAGGAAATTTTTATGGAGCTACACTAAATCCAATGGAGAGGTAAGTAACAAGATGCACTCTTTAGCTTGGGAGAATGTCTGCAGACCGAAAGAGGAAGGAGGGTTGGGCTTGAAATTGTTGGAAGAAAAAAACGCATCAATGCTCTTCAAATGGTGGCACCGTTGCTTTACTGAAAGGTCGAAGCTGTGGaataagatgttaaaaaataaatatggcACGCATGTTTGGGTTGATCCAGGTTtggtagacaaaaataaaaatatgtctgCTACATTTAGAAACATTTGCAGGATCGGTGAGGGATCAAGCAATAATAGATTAAATGCTAGAATGCTTGTCTGGAGAGTATATAACGGTGAAAAAGCTTTGTTCTGGGAAGATTCTTGGACGGGCTCATCTCCTCTCAAAGTTACATATAGCAGATTATATGCTTTGTCATCTCATAAGTGGACTAATATTAAAAGAATGGTGGATCTTTGGAAGGGGGGCGAATTAAATGGTGAATGTGCCTGGCAAAGAAGACTCAGGGCGTGGGAAGAGGAAGTATGGGCTGAGATTGAGAATATTTTGAAGAATGTTAAGTTATCTAGTCAGGAAGACCAACTGATATGGAGTAATACAGGAAAAGCTTACAAGGTGGGTGATGGGTACAAAGCACTAATCACTTCAAGGGGAGCTGACATTATATGGAATAACATATGGAAAATAAAAGCCCCTCATAAGGTCAGATTACTGCTCTGGAAAATCGAACATGGTATTCTTCCGGTTAAagtctttttaaaaaataggcTGCATGCTAGCAATTTTAATGTGTTGTGTGGATGGTGCGGGAAATATGAGGAAAGCTTACAACACCTTATGAAAGAATGTGAATTGGCAAATTGGGTTTGGGTAGAGATTGCAGTCTGGTGGGATATTCCTTTAAGTAGATTCAATTCAGCCACCTTCTCTCTAAGAAATATTTTCTCCATAATTGATGACTTGATCCTGAACAAAGCTTGGAAGTCGGTTGTTGCTGCAAGTCTTTGGTATATATGGATTTCTCGGAATAATAAGGTTTTCAACCTCTCAACTATTGACAAGAATTCTCTGATAAATAATGTCAAGATGAGAGTGTATAGCTGGTTATTGTCGTCAGGTCTGATAGAAAATGATCATTGGAGAGAATGGAAGCACATCCCTCGTTCTGTAATCCAGCAAAGTTGGCTGAGGAAGAGGGAAAAATTATGGGAGGTATGTAAAAAGAAATATGAGATAATTTTCTTGGTGGATGGTGCATTTCTACAGGGTCCTAAAGCAGGCAAAGGTGGATGCATAAAAGATAGGGATGGAAATATTTTGTTCATTTTCTTTGGACCCTCCAATGCTTTAAATAGTTTTGAAGCGGAGTGGGATGCGgctatttttatgattaaatcaGTCCTGGAGCACAAGCAAAAGTGGAATAAAATTTGTTTGTGCACTGACTCCATTAAAGTAATTAAAAAGCTAAAGAGAATCAAGAGAAGTCAATTATGGTGTGAATTGGGTCTGCCAGATATTCTAGGTGTAGCACtggataattttgaatttattcatTTGGGCCGAGAGCTAAACTTGGAAGCGGACGGCCTAGCTAAAGCTGGTATGCAGAAAGCCCAGATGATAAAGGGTTGGCTATGA